One segment of Thermococcus sp. AM4 DNA contains the following:
- a CDS encoding DUF3226 domain-containing protein: MKVVTGKRWEAFADENAVLFPEYQKNRDELVDFVSSLKGDETIVTASLELVDLIANRFRKGEENVLIYSDTGRSITLKEAYELRKYLDFDVRGGFSGENAKASVLFVEGKTDAKFFKAVFKKLFEFRESRNAPYQFRFIERVFERDNFDLLRRESDGVYLAVIPSEGNSGVIRNLGNFLRAMEVFDFSVEGLGVAIDIDESRESALASIAGKLSGFEHGTTARGYLVGKTEVIPLVIGLPFEDELIEWKKPTVEDLMLHLIEREGLLDRVRPGIKALNESLGRKLKPKEVMYLALSAYGHWGNLEGFYELFVMRSRFRNLKAVLREAGLMEGLRYLAFVS; the protein is encoded by the coding sequence ATGAAAGTAGTAACGGGAAAGCGCTGGGAGGCCTTCGCCGATGAGAATGCTGTCCTTTTTCCCGAGTATCAGAAGAACCGAGACGAGCTGGTTGACTTCGTGAGCTCACTGAAGGGCGACGAGACGATAGTAACGGCGAGTCTGGAGCTGGTAGACCTGATAGCTAACCGATTTAGGAAGGGCGAGGAGAACGTTCTAATCTACTCCGACACCGGGAGAAGCATAACGCTCAAGGAAGCCTACGAGCTGAGGAAATACCTCGACTTCGACGTTCGCGGGGGCTTCTCGGGGGAAAATGCCAAGGCGAGCGTCCTCTTCGTCGAGGGAAAGACCGACGCCAAGTTCTTCAAGGCCGTCTTCAAGAAGCTCTTCGAGTTCAGGGAGAGCCGAAATGCCCCGTACCAGTTCAGGTTTATAGAGCGTGTCTTTGAGCGCGACAACTTCGACCTCCTAAGACGGGAATCGGACGGGGTTTACCTCGCCGTTATCCCGAGCGAGGGCAACTCCGGGGTGATTAGAAACCTCGGAAACTTTCTAAGGGCCATGGAGGTCTTCGATTTCAGTGTTGAGGGGCTCGGCGTTGCCATCGACATCGACGAGAGCAGGGAAAGCGCCCTCGCCTCGATAGCGGGGAAGCTCTCGGGCTTTGAGCATGGGACGACGGCGAGGGGCTACCTCGTCGGAAAAACCGAGGTAATTCCGCTCGTTATCGGACTGCCCTTCGAGGACGAGCTGATAGAGTGGAAAAAACCGACGGTCGAGGACCTGATGCTCCACCTCATCGAGCGCGAGGGACTGCTCGACAGGGTCAGGCCGGGCATTAAAGCGCTAAACGAGAGCCTCGGGAGAAAGCTCAAGCCCAAGGAAGTCATGTATCTGGCGCTTTCCGCATACGGACACTGGGGCAACCTCGAGGGCTTCTACGAGCTGTTCGTCATGCGCTCCCGGTTTAGAAACCTCAAGGCGGTTCTGAGGGAAGCCGGGCTTATGGAAGGACTCAGGTATCTCGCATTCGTGTCCTAG
- a CDS encoding ATP-binding protein, which produces MNPEDVKRYIRLFHERELPEVIERELKLTFIPGKATAIVGPRRSGKTYLLYSLIGKERERYVYMNFENPLLFGITGRDFPNLVDAYFDLYPENIGKTVHFLLDEVQNVPDWEIGVRYLLDEGFLVAVTGSSSRLLSREVATQLRGRGVAYTLLPLSFREFLRFRGLSFERKDIYGRTTNRVRKLLDEYLYYGAFPEVALFEDRVRILEEYLSVMITRDVVERHRIRNVALVEAIVKLLLASYAKYTSYSAIHRFLKSEFGTSKTTVLEYLRALEDSFFVFFLPRFARSEKESLRAPKKVYLVDTGLALFSRKETGRDMENAVFLELLRRKHYFNPLLEIHYYGGSGEKEVDFVVSESGRVVELIQVTLSLEDAREREISALIRASKTLNCKNLTVVTLDEEDVREFEGRKIRVVPLWKFLLGV; this is translated from the coding sequence ATGAACCCTGAGGACGTCAAGCGATACATAAGGCTCTTCCATGAGCGTGAACTTCCTGAGGTAATCGAGAGAGAACTCAAGCTCACGTTCATTCCGGGCAAGGCAACCGCGATTGTCGGCCCGAGGCGCTCAGGGAAGACGTACCTCCTCTACTCGCTGATAGGTAAAGAACGGGAGCGCTACGTTTACATGAACTTCGAAAACCCCCTTCTCTTTGGAATAACCGGACGTGACTTTCCAAACCTCGTTGATGCCTACTTTGACCTCTACCCCGAAAACATCGGGAAGACGGTTCACTTTTTGCTCGACGAGGTTCAAAACGTCCCGGACTGGGAAATCGGCGTTAGATACCTCCTCGATGAGGGTTTCCTCGTGGCGGTCACCGGCTCTTCGTCGCGGTTGCTGTCGAGGGAAGTCGCCACCCAGCTCAGGGGACGGGGGGTAGCGTACACTCTGCTTCCCCTATCCTTCCGGGAGTTCCTGAGGTTCAGGGGCCTATCCTTCGAGCGGAAGGACATCTACGGCAGAACCACCAATCGAGTGCGGAAACTGCTCGACGAGTACCTTTATTATGGCGCTTTTCCAGAAGTGGCGCTGTTCGAGGACAGGGTTAGAATCCTTGAAGAGTATCTCTCGGTGATGATAACGAGGGACGTCGTTGAGAGGCACAGGATAAGGAACGTGGCCCTCGTTGAGGCCATAGTCAAGCTTCTCCTGGCGAGCTACGCTAAGTACACGTCGTACAGCGCGATACACCGCTTTCTCAAGTCGGAGTTCGGGACGTCGAAGACGACCGTTCTTGAGTACCTCAGGGCTTTGGAAGACTCGTTCTTCGTTTTCTTCCTCCCCAGGTTCGCCCGCTCCGAGAAGGAATCCCTCAGGGCGCCGAAGAAGGTCTATCTCGTGGACACCGGCCTTGCCCTTTTCTCGCGCAAAGAGACCGGAAGGGACATGGAAAACGCGGTCTTCCTTGAGCTACTCAGGAGGAAGCACTACTTCAATCCTCTCCTGGAGATTCACTACTATGGCGGTTCCGGCGAGAAGGAGGTTGATTTCGTGGTTTCTGAATCCGGGAGAGTCGTTGAACTGATTCAGGTCACCCTAAGCCTTGAAGATGCCAGGGAACGAGAGATTTCAGCCCTTATCCGCGCGTCCAAAACGCTCAACTGCAAGAATCTGACGGTAGTTACTCTCGACGAAGAAGACGTGCGGGAGTTTGAGGGCAGGAAGATAAGGGTCGTTCCCCTCTGGAAGTTCCTGCTCGGGGTTTAG
- the pfkC gene encoding ADP-specific phosphofructokinase: MMELLDEARKLSIFTAYNANVDAIVYLKGETVQRLIDEFGADAVRKRMEEFPRQIEEPIDFVARLVHALKTGKPMAVPLVNEELQGWFDSHFKYDVERIGGQAGIIANLLANLDFRKVIVYTPHLAKRQAEMFVNKPNLFYPVVENRKLVLKHPREAYRENDPVKVNRIFEFRAGTTFRLGDETITVPYSGRFIVSARFESIRIYTEEKLKPFLPEIGLQIDGAILSGYQGIRLRYSDGKDANYYLREAKKDILLLKREKDVKVHLEFASIQSRELRKKVIYNLFPLVDSVGMDESEIAYVLSALGYSKLADRIFTYNRIEDTVLGGKILIDEMNLEVLQIHTIYYLMYITHADNPLSEDELRRSLELATTLAAARASLGDVRSPEDFKVGLSVPYNERGEYVKLRFEEAKRRLRTREYKVVIIPTRLVKNPVSTVGLGDTISTGAFTSYLALLREKGAL, from the coding sequence ATGATGGAGCTCCTCGACGAGGCAAGGAAGCTATCGATCTTCACCGCCTACAACGCGAACGTTGACGCGATAGTCTACCTGAAAGGCGAGACCGTTCAGAGGCTCATCGACGAGTTCGGCGCCGATGCGGTCAGGAAAAGAATGGAGGAGTTCCCCCGGCAGATTGAGGAGCCGATTGACTTTGTTGCGAGGCTCGTTCACGCCCTCAAGACCGGAAAGCCGATGGCGGTTCCACTCGTCAACGAGGAGCTCCAGGGCTGGTTCGACAGCCACTTCAAGTACGACGTTGAGAGAATCGGGGGTCAGGCTGGAATAATAGCGAACCTCCTGGCCAACCTCGACTTCAGGAAGGTAATCGTTTACACTCCCCACCTCGCGAAAAGGCAGGCGGAGATGTTCGTTAATAAGCCCAACTTATTCTATCCCGTCGTTGAGAACAGAAAGCTCGTTCTGAAGCACCCCCGCGAGGCCTACCGCGAGAACGACCCCGTCAAGGTGAACAGGATTTTTGAGTTCCGCGCTGGAACGACCTTCAGACTGGGCGACGAGACGATTACAGTTCCGTACTCCGGTCGCTTCATCGTTTCGGCCCGCTTCGAGAGCATAAGGATTTACACGGAGGAGAAGCTCAAACCCTTCCTCCCCGAGATTGGCCTCCAGATTGACGGTGCAATCCTCTCGGGCTATCAGGGGATAAGGCTCCGCTATTCCGACGGAAAGGACGCGAACTACTACCTCAGGGAGGCCAAGAAGGACATTCTCCTGCTCAAGCGCGAGAAGGACGTCAAGGTCCACCTCGAGTTCGCCTCGATACAGAGCAGGGAACTCAGGAAGAAGGTCATCTACAACCTCTTCCCGCTCGTTGACAGCGTCGGCATGGACGAGTCTGAGATAGCCTACGTTCTGAGCGCCCTCGGCTACTCCAAGCTCGCCGACAGGATATTCACCTACAACCGCATCGAGGACACTGTCTTGGGCGGAAAAATCCTCATCGACGAGATGAACCTCGAGGTTCTTCAAATCCACACGATTTACTACCTCATGTACATCACCCACGCTGACAACCCGTTGAGCGAGGACGAGCTCAGGAGAAGCCTTGAGCTGGCAACGACTTTAGCGGCGGCGAGGGCCTCGCTCGGCGACGTCCGCTCGCCCGAGGACTTTAAAGTCGGTCTAAGCGTCCCCTACAACGAGCGCGGGGAGTACGTCAAGCTCCGCTTTGAGGAGGCCAAGAGGAGGCTCCGCACGAGGGAATACAAGGTCGTGATAATCCCGACGAGGCTCGTTAAGAACCCGGTTTCGACGGTCGGCCTCGGCGATACAATCTCGACGGGAGCCTTCACGAGCTATCTCGCGCTTCTGAGAGAGAAGGGCGCGCTCTGA
- a CDS encoding aspartate/glutamate racemase family protein yields the protein MYGWRGRLGLIVPSSNTTMEMELHSYLPYGVSLHVSRMPLRDVTEEELLKMSTMAVEGAKLLRDAGVELILYGCTSGSFIGGKDFEKELEARIEDEVNVPVISTSTAVVEALKILDVRDILVVTPYTDEINRREKEFLEANEFNVLDIVGLGLTDNLQIGRLEPYEAYRLAKSAFMDEVEGIFISCTNWRTFEIIEALEDDLGVPVVTSNQASLWLALREMDVMEKIPELGRLLTEY from the coding sequence ATGTACGGATGGAGAGGAAGGCTCGGCCTCATAGTGCCGTCATCAAACACCACGATGGAGATGGAGCTCCACAGCTACCTCCCCTACGGCGTCTCGCTTCACGTTTCAAGGATGCCCCTGAGGGACGTCACCGAGGAGGAACTTCTCAAAATGAGCACGATGGCGGTTGAGGGCGCAAAACTCCTCCGCGATGCTGGCGTTGAGCTGATCCTCTATGGATGCACGAGCGGTTCATTCATCGGCGGTAAGGACTTCGAGAAGGAACTCGAGGCGAGGATAGAGGACGAGGTGAACGTTCCAGTGATAAGCACGAGCACCGCCGTTGTGGAGGCCCTGAAAATTCTCGACGTTCGCGATATACTCGTCGTGACCCCTTACACCGACGAGATAAACCGGCGCGAAAAGGAGTTCCTTGAGGCAAACGAGTTCAACGTCCTCGATATAGTCGGCCTTGGCCTCACGGACAACCTCCAGATCGGAAGGCTTGAGCCGTACGAGGCCTACCGTTTGGCCAAGTCGGCCTTTATGGACGAGGTTGAGGGGATTTTCATAAGCTGCACCAACTGGAGAACGTTCGAGATAATCGAGGCCCTTGAGGACGATCTCGGTGTTCCCGTCGTCACGAGCAACCAGGCCTCTCTCTGGCTGGCTTTAAGAGAGATGGACGTTATGGAGAAGATCCCCGAGCTTGGGAGGCTTTTGACGGAGTATTAG
- a CDS encoding nitroreductase family protein: protein MELDEAIRKRTSVRYFREEPVPEEAIKKLIEAAIRAPTASGLENWLFVVFRSDEAREKLYELMAKGMEVYYRAVSLPEEKIEKLRKRMYEEGMYRAPVYIAVFIDRRVRFLPGEEFDEVEFIWSVESAAMAIQNLMLKAVELGLGTVYIGVTNFRGIEEKVRELAGLDENHYLVGVIPVGYPKTEPKPRRRKKGVEDVTMFI from the coding sequence ATGGAGCTGGACGAGGCTATAAGGAAGAGAACCTCGGTGCGCTACTTCCGCGAAGAGCCCGTTCCAGAAGAGGCCATCAAAAAGCTAATCGAGGCCGCGATAAGGGCTCCAACTGCCAGCGGACTTGAGAACTGGCTCTTCGTGGTCTTCAGGAGCGATGAGGCGAGGGAGAAACTCTACGAGCTCATGGCGAAGGGCATGGAAGTTTACTACCGCGCGGTCAGCCTGCCGGAGGAAAAGATAGAGAAGCTCAGGAAGAGGATGTACGAAGAGGGCATGTACCGGGCGCCGGTCTACATAGCGGTCTTCATAGACAGGCGCGTTCGCTTCCTCCCGGGAGAAGAGTTCGACGAGGTTGAGTTCATCTGGAGCGTCGAGAGTGCAGCAATGGCGATTCAGAACCTCATGCTCAAAGCTGTGGAGCTCGGCCTCGGCACGGTCTACATCGGCGTGACGAACTTCAGAGGCATCGAGGAGAAGGTTAGAGAGCTCGCGGGTCTCGACGAGAACCACTACCTCGTGGGTGTCATTCCAGTTGGCTACCCGAAGACCGAGCCCAAACCGAGGCGGAGAAAGAAGGGCGTTGAAGATGTGACGATGTTCATCTAA
- the thiI gene encoding tRNA uracil 4-sulfurtransferase ThiI produces the protein MNVVIVRYGEIGTKSRQTRRWFENILMNNIREALVSEGIDFKKVEAKHGRILVRTNKAKEAVEVLTRVFGIVSLSPAMEVEANLEKINKTALKLFRRKKRELGLEKPKFRVTARRITKEFPLKSPEVQAKVGEYILENEESEVDLHNYDIEVGVELMEGKAYVFVDKVRAWGGLPIGTQGKVVALLSGGIDSPVAAFLMMKRGVEVIPVHIYMGEKTLEKVRKIWNQLKKYHYGGKAELIVVKPKERERILEKLRELGKEKYTCVFCKFMMVRHADKIAKDFGAKGIVMGDSLGQVASQTLENMYIVSQASDLPIYRPLIGMDKEEIVSIAKRIGTFELSTLPEDEIPFIPKHPIIRGSWEEFRKLYKAVFGEEPRKREC, from the coding sequence ATGAACGTCGTCATAGTCCGCTACGGCGAGATTGGAACGAAGTCGAGGCAGACGAGGAGATGGTTCGAGAACATACTCATGAACAACATACGCGAGGCTCTGGTAAGCGAAGGAATCGACTTCAAGAAGGTCGAGGCCAAGCACGGGAGGATTCTCGTGAGAACGAACAAAGCCAAAGAGGCCGTTGAGGTCCTTACGAGAGTTTTTGGCATAGTCTCGCTCTCACCGGCGATGGAGGTCGAGGCGAACCTTGAGAAAATAAACAAAACCGCGCTAAAGCTCTTCAGGAGGAAGAAGAGGGAGCTCGGCCTTGAGAAGCCGAAGTTCCGAGTTACCGCGAGGAGAATCACCAAGGAGTTCCCGCTGAAGAGCCCCGAGGTTCAGGCCAAGGTCGGGGAGTACATACTCGAGAACGAGGAGAGCGAGGTTGACCTTCACAACTACGATATCGAGGTCGGCGTCGAGCTGATGGAGGGCAAAGCGTACGTCTTCGTTGACAAGGTGAGAGCCTGGGGAGGACTGCCGATAGGCACGCAGGGCAAGGTCGTTGCGCTCCTCAGCGGGGGCATAGACTCACCTGTGGCAGCTTTCCTGATGATGAAGCGTGGTGTCGAGGTCATTCCGGTTCACATCTACATGGGCGAGAAGACCCTTGAGAAGGTCAGGAAAATCTGGAACCAGCTGAAGAAGTACCACTACGGCGGGAAGGCCGAGCTTATAGTTGTCAAGCCGAAGGAGCGCGAGAGAATCCTTGAGAAGCTGAGGGAACTCGGGAAGGAGAAGTACACCTGCGTGTTCTGCAAGTTCATGATGGTGAGGCACGCGGATAAGATAGCCAAGGACTTCGGCGCGAAGGGCATCGTGATGGGCGACTCCCTCGGACAGGTGGCGAGTCAGACGCTTGAGAACATGTACATCGTCAGCCAGGCGAGCGACTTACCGATTTACAGGCCGTTGATAGGCATGGACAAGGAGGAGATAGTCAGCATAGCGAAGAGAATCGGCACCTTCGAGCTTTCAACGCTTCCCGAGGACGAGATACCCTTCATCCCGAAGCACCCGATAATCAGGGGCTCGTGGGAAGAGTTCAGGAAGCTCTACAAGGCGGTCTTTGGCGAGGAGCCAAGGAAGAGGGAGTGCTGA